From Streptomyces griseorubiginosus, one genomic window encodes:
- a CDS encoding M20 family metallopeptidase, whose product MSLESEVDLPGEALLPGVLSDALHAELVHFRRDLHMHPELGNQEFRTTAAIKERLERAGLKPRVLAVGTGLVCDIGEWDGGRPMLALRADIDGLPIPDTKSECSYRSTVPDRAHACGHDVHTTVVLGAGLVLAELDKQGLLPRPVRLLFQPAEEVLPGGAADAIDCGVLEGVGKILAVHCDPRVDAGKIGLRTGAITSACDRLEIALDGPGGHTARPHLTTDLVTAAARVVTDVPAIVGRRVDTRAGLAVTWGRIESGHAPNVIPQHAELSGTVRCLDLDTWRQAPDVVVAAIDEVANLHGAKSEINYVRGVPPVVNDAEVTGLIRAAMTARRGADSVESTEQSLGGEDFSWYLQQVPGAMARLGVRTPGERTVRDLHQGDFDADESAITVGVELFTAAALLDAAL is encoded by the coding sequence ATGTCACTGGAGTCCGAGGTCGATCTGCCCGGGGAAGCACTGCTCCCCGGCGTGCTGAGCGATGCGCTGCACGCCGAACTCGTCCACTTCCGGCGCGACTTGCACATGCACCCGGAGCTCGGCAATCAGGAGTTCCGCACCACCGCGGCGATCAAGGAGCGGCTGGAGCGGGCCGGGTTGAAGCCCCGCGTGCTCGCCGTCGGGACCGGGCTCGTGTGTGACATCGGGGAGTGGGACGGCGGACGGCCCATGCTCGCGCTGCGCGCCGACATCGACGGGCTCCCCATCCCGGACACGAAGAGTGAGTGCTCGTACCGGTCGACCGTGCCCGATCGGGCGCACGCCTGCGGGCACGACGTGCACACGACCGTCGTGCTGGGCGCCGGCCTCGTCCTCGCCGAGCTCGACAAGCAGGGGCTGCTGCCCCGGCCGGTGCGGCTGCTCTTCCAGCCCGCCGAGGAAGTGCTGCCCGGCGGCGCCGCCGACGCCATCGACTGCGGGGTGCTGGAAGGGGTCGGCAAGATCCTCGCCGTGCACTGCGACCCCCGCGTCGACGCCGGGAAGATCGGGCTGCGGACCGGAGCCATCACCTCCGCCTGCGACCGGCTGGAGATCGCCCTCGACGGGCCCGGTGGGCACACCGCCCGGCCGCACCTCACCACCGACCTCGTCACCGCCGCCGCCCGCGTCGTCACCGACGTGCCCGCCATCGTGGGCCGGCGCGTCGACACCCGCGCCGGGCTCGCCGTGACCTGGGGGCGCATCGAGTCGGGGCACGCCCCGAACGTCATCCCGCAGCACGCCGAGCTCTCCGGGACCGTGCGCTGCCTGGACCTCGACACCTGGCGGCAGGCCCCGGACGTGGTCGTGGCCGCGATCGACGAGGTCGCCAACCTCCACGGGGCCAAGTCCGAGATCAACTACGTGCGCGGTGTTCCGCCCGTCGTCAACGATGCCGAGGTGACCGGGCTGATCCGTGCGGCCATGACCGCCCGGCGCGGAGCCGACTCCGTCGAGAGCACCGAGCAGAGCCTCGGCGGCGAGGACTTCTCCTGGTACCTCCAGCAGGTGCCGGGCGCCATGGCCCGGCTCGGCGTCCGCACGCCGGGCGAGCGGACCGTGCGCGACCTCCACCAGGGCGACTTCGACGCCGACGAGTCCGCGATCACCGTGGGCGTGGAGCTGTTCACGGCGGCGGCCCTCCTCGACGCCGCCCTCTGA
- a CDS encoding CPCC family cysteine-rich protein, translating to MASQKSLLACPCCFQRTLEERANFEICPECGWEDDGQDDADAHIVRGGPNGSLSLAQARLDYLEVAAEGRDESMTRGGEGLWMSEARRQMPDWSE from the coding sequence ATGGCCTCTCAAAAATCACTCCTCGCATGCCCCTGCTGTTTCCAGCGGACCTTGGAGGAGCGGGCCAATTTCGAAATCTGTCCGGAGTGCGGCTGGGAGGACGACGGACAGGACGACGCGGACGCGCACATCGTGCGCGGTGGGCCCAACGGCAGCCTGAGCCTGGCGCAGGCACGGCTGGACTATCTGGAGGTGGCAGCCGAGGGACGCGATGAGTCCATGACCCGTGGCGGTGAAGGGCTCTGGATGTCGGAAGCACGGCGCCAGATGCCAGACTGGAGTGAATAG
- a CDS encoding ATP-binding protein — protein MPENEPWEYTLYIPNDVRAVTVARRTLRLILTMHGLIRLVDTAELLAAELVSNAVRHTKGSAALRARWAAGVLRIGAWDADPQPPEPPGESDLLGEGEEGRGLALVQACADLWGWQPLARHGNRGKYVWCELGAA, from the coding sequence ATGCCCGAAAACGAGCCCTGGGAGTACACGCTGTACATCCCGAACGACGTCCGCGCCGTCACCGTCGCCCGCCGTACCCTCCGGCTCATCCTGACGATGCACGGCCTCATCCGCCTCGTCGACACCGCGGAGCTCCTCGCCGCGGAGCTGGTCTCCAATGCCGTACGGCATACGAAAGGGTCGGCTGCGTTGCGGGCGCGGTGGGCGGCGGGGGTGTTGCGGATCGGGGCTTGGGATGCGGATCCTCAACCTCCCGAGCCGCCTGGTGAGTCGGATCTGCTGGGGGAGGGCGAAGAGGGGCGGGGGCTGGCGCTGGTCCAAGCCTGCGCTGATCTGTGGGGGTGGCAGCCGTTGGCCAGGCACGGCAACCGGGGGAAGTACGTGTGGTGCGAGCTTGGGGCTGCATAG
- a CDS encoding helix-turn-helix transcriptional regulator, translating to MAGLRQEPTARQMRLGTELRRLREEAGLSGREAAALLGVSSGQISQIEFAQTGVSEKRLRSMAANYTCSDGELIAALVQMATDRTRGWWEEYRQQLPAPFLDLAELEHNATFRWDVDLLHVSGLLQTEDYARALFSTRIPELPTDERELRVRHRMQRRVILERPTPTPYQAVIHEAALRIRVGGRATSQTQLASILELSEADHITVRVIPFALERFDDTGSAMIYAGGSIPKLDTVVRDGPHGTAFIDAEAQLGVFRTLFRRVEAASLDPEQSRDLIHNLAKEL from the coding sequence ATGGCGGGACTGAGGCAGGAACCCACCGCGCGGCAGATGCGACTGGGAACCGAACTCCGCAGGCTGCGGGAAGAAGCCGGCCTCAGCGGACGTGAGGCGGCCGCCCTGCTCGGGGTCAGCTCCGGCCAGATCAGCCAGATCGAATTCGCCCAGACCGGGGTGAGCGAGAAGCGCCTGCGCAGCATGGCGGCGAACTACACCTGCTCCGACGGAGAGTTGATCGCAGCACTGGTACAGATGGCCACCGACCGAACGCGGGGCTGGTGGGAGGAGTACCGGCAGCAACTGCCCGCACCCTTCCTGGACCTCGCCGAGCTGGAGCACAACGCCACCTTCCGATGGGACGTGGACCTGCTGCACGTATCCGGTCTCCTTCAGACGGAGGACTACGCGCGGGCGCTCTTCTCAACCCGCATCCCAGAACTCCCGACTGACGAACGGGAGTTGCGCGTACGGCATCGCATGCAGCGCCGAGTAATCCTCGAAAGGCCAACACCGACCCCCTACCAGGCTGTGATCCACGAGGCGGCGCTACGCATCAGGGTCGGTGGCCGAGCCACCTCACAGACCCAGCTCGCCAGCATCCTGGAGCTCTCCGAGGCGGACCACATCACCGTCCGAGTCATCCCGTTCGCCCTGGAACGCTTCGATGACACCGGCAGCGCAATGATCTACGCAGGTGGCAGCATCCCGAAGCTGGACACGGTGGTCCGCGACGGGCCACATGGCACGGCGTTCATCGACGCCGAGGCTCAACTCGGCGTTTTCCGAACACTCTTCCGTAGAGTAGAAGCAGCGTCACTCGACCCCGAACAGTCACGCGACCTGATCCACAATCTGGCCAAGGAACTGTGA
- a CDS encoding DUF397 domain-containing protein — protein sequence MSTLESWRKSSYSGGGDGNACVEIADLHSHVAIRDSKTPTRATLTFPPEAFAPFLEALKSPHPTPR from the coding sequence ATGAGCACCCTCGAAAGCTGGCGGAAGTCGTCCTACTCCGGCGGCGGCGACGGCAACGCCTGCGTGGAGATAGCGGACCTGCACTCCCACGTAGCCATCCGCGACTCGAAAACCCCCACCAGGGCCACCCTCACCTTCCCGCCCGAAGCCTTCGCACCGTTCCTCGAAGCGCTGAAGTCCCCACACCCCACCCCCCGATGA
- a CDS encoding class I SAM-dependent methyltransferase, translated as MNAETPDFIRATRTAYDTIAEPYTAQFSDWAGIPTLDRAQITGFAELVKEQGRGPVADIGSGPGHVTAALHDLGVPVFGVDVSPKMVELARRAHPNLRFHVGSMTSLDLPSETLGGITALYSIIHVPDDHLPQAFAEFHRVLAPGTHALIGFQYEPGGTHMHLDERFGHRISLDYWLRAPEAVAALLAKAGLEVVLRVLREPLSEEKLSRAYLVARKPA; from the coding sequence GTGAACGCCGAGACCCCCGACTTCATACGGGCCACCCGCACCGCGTACGACACGATCGCCGAGCCCTACACCGCGCAGTTCTCCGACTGGGCCGGTATCCCCACGCTGGACAGAGCCCAGATCACCGGATTCGCGGAGTTGGTGAAGGAGCAGGGCAGAGGCCCGGTGGCCGACATCGGCAGCGGCCCGGGCCACGTGACCGCGGCGCTGCACGACCTCGGCGTCCCGGTCTTCGGCGTGGACGTCTCTCCGAAGATGGTGGAACTGGCACGCAGAGCCCACCCGAACCTCCGCTTCCACGTGGGCTCGATGACCTCCCTGGACCTGCCGTCGGAGACGCTCGGCGGCATAACAGCCCTCTACTCGATCATCCACGTCCCCGACGACCACCTCCCGCAGGCCTTCGCCGAGTTCCACCGCGTCCTCGCCCCCGGCACCCACGCCCTGATCGGCTTCCAGTACGAGCCCGGCGGCACCCACATGCACCTCGACGAACGCTTCGGCCACAGGATCTCCCTGGACTACTGGCTGCGCGCACCGGAGGCGGTGGCCGCGCTGCTGGCCAAGGCCGGCCTGGAGGTGGTCCTCCGCGTGCTCAGGGAACCCCTCAGCGAGGAGAAGCTGTCACGGGCATACCTCGTGGCGAGGAAACCGGCATAA
- a CDS encoding barstar family protein has product MKSIPLWTSSPPWIRVIPTDVNISIADALPSTGSAFTARMQGLDMSDADGVFSQFYENLRLPAYFGWNWDALRDCLEDLDWIDVNRYHLVIDDADSVLAGSPGERATLFRILSNAAKYWARKPDFPEKVKVTFSVFLLCRPGAYAEFRKEVVGS; this is encoded by the coding sequence ATGAAAAGTATCCCCCTGTGGACCAGCTCCCCTCCGTGGATTCGCGTAATTCCTACGGATGTGAATATTTCGATCGCCGACGCGCTTCCATCCACCGGCTCTGCCTTTACTGCGAGGATGCAGGGGTTGGACATGTCGGATGCGGATGGCGTTTTTTCTCAGTTTTACGAAAATCTGCGGCTTCCTGCCTATTTCGGATGGAACTGGGATGCCTTGCGTGATTGTCTTGAAGATCTGGATTGGATCGACGTAAATCGATATCATTTGGTCATCGATGACGCGGATTCTGTGCTGGCCGGCAGCCCAGGGGAGCGCGCTACTCTCTTTCGAATTCTCTCGAATGCTGCTAAATATTGGGCGAGGAAGCCTGACTTTCCAGAGAAGGTGAAGGTCACCTTTTCTGTCTTTCTTCTGTGTCGCCCTGGAGCGTACGCAGAGTTTCGCAAGGAGGTAGTTGGAAGCTGA
- a CDS encoding putative T7SS-secreted protein — MGFGDLVDDFGDGLESAADGLNKGVGEAVGWGTDKAAGLLSDVGADGAAEKVRDFGESVDNRLGGTVAERALGETEDPKELIHGSSGALRERAGHLRKFATAFENVGQGMRSLDPGEWRGQAADAFRAKFEVQPKQWLTAADACTAAAGALESYADMVEWAQGRARAAIEKYRDAERASRRARQEYEAETTAYSKAAEQYNAAARAGEDPGPKPIDPGEYVDPGSGGRQEAQEILERARRQRTDVAEDARRKIAAALQSAPPKPEFTDRLGAGAADLFVGTQLNSVHVLGGLLRGGTDVLKLARTVNPLDPYNLTHPGDWSKNSSMLLAGLVGTAAHPERLPMSLLGTGWSSDPGDAAGYLLSNLIGGKGAGGVGRAAARDALRGLGKDAATGAARDGVRRAPMDAARRLWCKVFGSDPIDMATGRMSLPQTDVSLPARLPLVFSRQFESSYRAGRWFGPKWTSTTDQRLEIDAEGVVFVREDGSLLAYPHPAPGVPVLPLAGEGHPLTVDEYGDYTVTDPATGRIWDFAGPGGDGIALLSQIIDRSGQWLTFEYDDEGAPTGIVHSAGYDLRIERTGDRITALRLASGEDIELVRFGYDAEGHLSTVTKSSGLPTRFTNDTLGRITAWTDTNNSSYHYAYDAEDRCTSQGGEAGHLSYTYTYGDPDPATGHRTVTAVDSLGHSTLYEINSDVQVTAVTTPDGATTHTTHDRAHRPLTVTDPLGRTVSYAYDEAGRTVLATRPDGRYTSVAYNEQGLPVAVVGADGSHVGQQFDEYGNRTAVTDASGTTTRFTYDDRGHLSAVTNALGHTTRVHCDAAGLPLEITDPLGAVTRYARDAFGRPVRITDPTGAVTALEWTVEGRLSRRTAADGTTESWTYDGEGNCLTHTDASGAVSRFEYTHFDLLAARTGPDGVRYEFAHDTELRLTQVVNPQGLTWSYDYDEVGRLVSETDFDDRTLTYTHDRAGQLTESTTASGQSIHFSRDVLGRVIRKEAAGAVTTYAYDPSGALAEATGPDAVLTLHRDEAGRVLSETVNGGTLTHTYDELGRRTSRTTPTGATTTWSYDASGNRTDMVVSGRTLTFTHDEAGRELTRHIGESVRLTQSFDPLGRLTKQDLVGPTGNRLQHRAYTYRPDGNLTAIDDDLNGTRHFDLDAAGRVTAVHAANWTETYAYDEAGNQTAASWPTEHPGSESTGPREYVGTRITRAGSVRYEHDEAGRITLRQKTRLSRKPDTWRYEWDAEDRLTAVTTPDGTRWRYRYDPLGRRIAKQRLSPDGESVLEQMDFTWDGTTLCEQTTSSPSVPHQVTLTWDHQGLHPLSQTERITAADAPQQEIDSRFFAIVTDLVGTPTELIDEQGDIAWRTRSTLWGRTAWAADSTAYTPLRFPGQYYDPETGLHYNYFRHYDPEIARYLTSDPLGLGPAPNPTIYVHNPHTWTDALGLIPCEPGEILGDTSRLEGWIPVEVPPESKAVLQDIRQFGVEAQGAGPQRMGPSMPRPFENSGKNGGYQLPQFDSEGNPVRYTEWGTVQSTQNPKWGGERVVTGSDGSAYYTPTHYQTWIVMEPGR, encoded by the coding sequence ATGGGCTTCGGGGACCTGGTCGACGACTTCGGCGACGGCCTGGAGAGCGCGGCGGACGGCCTGAACAAGGGCGTCGGCGAGGCGGTGGGCTGGGGCACGGACAAGGCGGCGGGCCTGCTGTCGGACGTGGGCGCGGACGGCGCGGCGGAGAAGGTCCGCGACTTCGGCGAGAGCGTCGACAACCGCCTGGGCGGCACGGTCGCGGAACGCGCGCTGGGCGAGACCGAGGACCCCAAGGAGTTGATCCACGGCAGCTCGGGAGCGCTCCGCGAACGGGCAGGCCACCTACGGAAGTTCGCGACCGCCTTCGAGAACGTCGGCCAGGGCATGCGGTCGCTCGACCCGGGCGAGTGGCGGGGACAGGCGGCGGACGCGTTCCGCGCGAAGTTCGAGGTCCAGCCGAAGCAGTGGCTGACGGCGGCGGACGCGTGTACGGCGGCGGCGGGGGCGTTGGAGTCGTACGCCGACATGGTGGAGTGGGCGCAGGGGCGGGCGCGGGCGGCGATCGAGAAGTACCGGGACGCGGAGCGGGCCAGCCGACGGGCACGCCAGGAGTACGAGGCGGAGACGACGGCCTACAGCAAGGCCGCGGAGCAGTACAACGCCGCCGCCCGTGCCGGCGAGGACCCCGGCCCGAAACCGATCGACCCGGGTGAATACGTGGATCCGGGCAGCGGGGGCCGCCAGGAGGCGCAGGAGATCCTGGAGCGCGCCCGCCGCCAGCGCACCGACGTGGCGGAGGACGCCCGCCGCAAGATCGCCGCCGCGCTGCAATCGGCCCCACCGAAACCGGAGTTCACCGACCGCCTGGGCGCGGGCGCGGCGGACCTGTTCGTCGGCACCCAGCTCAACTCGGTCCACGTCCTGGGCGGTCTGCTCCGCGGCGGCACGGACGTCCTGAAACTGGCCCGCACGGTCAACCCCCTGGACCCCTACAACCTCACCCACCCCGGCGACTGGTCGAAGAACTCCTCGATGCTGCTGGCGGGGTTGGTGGGGACGGCGGCCCACCCGGAACGGCTGCCGATGTCCCTGCTGGGCACGGGCTGGTCGAGCGACCCCGGGGACGCGGCGGGCTATCTGCTCTCGAACCTGATCGGCGGGAAGGGCGCGGGCGGAGTGGGCCGGGCGGCCGCGCGCGACGCCCTGCGCGGGCTCGGCAAGGACGCGGCGACGGGAGCCGCGCGCGACGGGGTGCGCAGGGCGCCGATGGACGCCGCCCGTCGGCTGTGGTGCAAGGTGTTCGGCAGCGACCCGATCGACATGGCCACCGGCCGCATGTCCCTGCCGCAGACGGACGTGTCGCTCCCGGCCAGGCTCCCGCTGGTGTTCTCCCGCCAGTTCGAGTCGTCGTACCGGGCGGGCCGCTGGTTCGGCCCGAAGTGGACGTCGACCACCGACCAGCGCCTGGAGATCGACGCCGAGGGAGTCGTCTTCGTCCGCGAGGACGGCTCCCTGCTGGCGTATCCGCATCCGGCTCCCGGTGTGCCGGTGCTTCCACTGGCAGGCGAGGGCCACCCCCTGACGGTCGACGAGTACGGCGACTACACGGTCACCGACCCGGCGACCGGCCGCATCTGGGACTTCGCGGGCCCGGGCGGCGACGGCATCGCCCTGCTCTCCCAGATCATCGACCGCTCGGGCCAGTGGCTGACTTTCGAGTACGACGACGAGGGCGCCCCGACCGGGATCGTGCACTCGGCCGGCTACGACCTGCGGATCGAGCGAACCGGCGACCGGATCACGGCTCTGCGCCTGGCTTCCGGCGAGGACATCGAGCTGGTCCGCTTCGGGTACGACGCCGAGGGCCACCTGTCGACGGTCACGAAGTCCTCCGGCCTGCCGACCCGCTTCACCAACGACACCCTGGGCCGGATCACGGCCTGGACGGACACCAACAACTCCTCGTACCACTACGCCTACGACGCCGAGGACCGCTGTACCTCCCAGGGCGGCGAGGCGGGCCACCTGAGCTACACCTACACCTACGGCGACCCGGACCCGGCAACGGGCCACCGAACCGTCACGGCGGTCGACTCCTTGGGCCACAGCACGCTGTACGAGATCAACAGCGACGTACAAGTGACGGCGGTGACCACCCCGGACGGCGCCACGACCCACACCACCCATGACCGCGCCCACCGCCCCCTCACGGTCACCGACCCCCTGGGCCGCACGGTGAGCTATGCCTACGACGAGGCGGGCCGCACGGTCCTGGCGACCCGCCCGGACGGCCGCTACACGAGCGTCGCGTACAACGAGCAGGGACTGCCGGTGGCGGTGGTCGGCGCGGACGGCAGCCATGTCGGCCAGCAGTTCGACGAGTACGGCAACCGCACGGCGGTGACCGACGCCTCGGGGACGACGACCCGCTTCACGTACGACGACCGGGGCCACCTGTCGGCCGTCACGAACGCCCTGGGACACACCACAAGGGTCCACTGCGACGCGGCGGGCCTCCCCCTGGAGATCACCGACCCCTTGGGAGCGGTGACCCGCTACGCACGCGACGCCTTCGGCCGCCCGGTGCGGATCACCGACCCCACGGGCGCGGTGACGGCCCTGGAATGGACGGTCGAGGGCCGCCTGTCCCGCCGTACGGCAGCGGACGGCACGACGGAATCCTGGACGTACGACGGAGAGGGCAACTGCCTGACCCACACGGACGCGTCGGGCGCGGTGTCCCGCTTCGAGTACACCCACTTCGACCTGCTGGCGGCCCGCACGGGCCCGGACGGCGTGCGCTACGAGTTCGCCCACGACACGGAACTGCGCCTGACACAGGTGGTGAATCCGCAGGGTCTGACGTGGAGTTACGACTACGACGAGGTCGGCCGCCTGGTCTCGGAGACGGACTTCGACGACCGCACGCTGACGTACACCCACGATCGGGCCGGCCAACTGACGGAGAGCACCACGGCATCCGGCCAGTCGATCCACTTCTCGCGGGACGTCCTGGGCCGGGTGATCCGCAAGGAGGCGGCCGGGGCGGTCACGACGTACGCCTACGACCCGTCGGGCGCCCTGGCGGAGGCGACGGGCCCGGACGCGGTTCTGACGCTGCACCGGGACGAGGCGGGCCGCGTCCTGTCGGAAACGGTGAACGGCGGCACCCTCACCCACACGTACGACGAACTGGGCCGCAGAACGAGCCGCACCACGCCCACCGGCGCCACGACGACCTGGTCGTACGACGCGTCGGGCAACCGGACCGACATGGTGGTGTCGGGCCGCACCCTCACCTTCACGCACGACGAGGCGGGCCGCGAACTGACCCGCCACATAGGCGAGTCGGTGAGGCTGACCCAGTCCTTCGACCCGCTGGGCCGCCTGACGAAACAGGACCTGGTGGGCCCCACCGGCAACCGCCTCCAGCACCGCGCGTACACCTACCGGCCCGACGGCAACCTCACGGCCATCGACGACGACCTGAACGGCACGCGCCACTTCGATCTCGATGCCGCCGGCCGGGTGACGGCGGTCCACGCGGCGAACTGGACGGAGACGTACGCGTACGACGAGGCGGGCAACCAGACCGCGGCCTCCTGGCCGACGGAGCACCCGGGCAGCGAATCGACCGGGCCTCGCGAGTACGTCGGCACCCGCATCACCCGAGCCGGCTCGGTCCGCTACGAACACGACGAAGCGGGCCGCATCACGCTCCGCCAGAAGACGCGCCTGTCCCGCAAGCCGGACACGTGGCGCTACGAGTGGGACGCGGAGGACCGCCTGACAGCGGTGACAACGCCCGACGGCACCCGCTGGCGCTACCGCTACGACCCGCTGGGCCGCAGAATCGCAAAGCAACGCCTGTCCCCGGACGGCGAATCGGTCCTGGAACAGATGGACTTCACGTGGGACGGCACAACCCTCTGCGAACAGACGACGAGTTCCCCGTCCGTTCCCCACCAGGTAACCCTGACCTGGGACCACCAGGGCCTGCACCCCCTCTCCCAAACGGAACGCATCACAGCGGCCGACGCCCCGCAGCAGGAGATCGACTCCCGCTTCTTCGCGATCGTCACGGACCTGGTCGGCACCCCGACGGAACTGATCGACGAACAGGGCGACATAGCCTGGCGCACCCGAAGCACCCTGTGGGGCAGGACAGCCTGGGCGGCGGACAGCACGGCGTATACCCCACTCCGCTTCCCGGGGCAGTACTACGACCCCGAAACGGGCCTCCATTACAACTATTTCCGGCATTACGACCCCGAGATTGCTCGCTATCTCACTTCCGATCCGCTTGGTCTCGGACCTGCACCCAATCCGACAATCTATGTCCACAATCCGCATACCTGGACCGACGCTCTCGGTCTCATCCCATGCGAACCCGGAGAAATCCTGGGCGACACATCGCGGCTGGAGGGATGGATCCCTGTAGAAGTCCCTCCAGAATCCAAGGCAGTCCTTCAGGACATTCGGCAGTTCGGCGTTGAAGCGCAAGGAGCCGGGCCGCAGCGTATGGGGCCGTCAATGCCTCGACCGTTTGAGAACAGTGGCAAGAACGGAGGTTATCAGCTTCCGCAATTCGACAGCGAAGGGAATCCTGTGCGGTACACTGAATGGGGAACTGTGCAATCGACACAAAATCCGAAGTGGGGCGGAGAGAGGGTAGTCACAGGTTCGGACGGATCCGCATACTATACTCCGACCCACTATCAGACCTGGATTGTTATGGAGCCTGGCCGATGA
- a CDS encoding SseB family protein → MSAEALGERRALVGEFRRREVLVPVVDGSLLSVEAGGIRWLFAFTERAALERFAEARGEAPPGWVPVFGARLLDQVVPRVGGPVGIAVDAGSPTGMVLPPVTGIVPDAVAVDVAL, encoded by the coding sequence GTGAGTGCCGAGGCGTTGGGTGAACGGCGGGCATTGGTGGGGGAGTTCCGGCGCAGGGAGGTCCTGGTGCCGGTGGTCGACGGCTCGTTGCTGTCGGTGGAGGCGGGCGGCATTCGCTGGCTGTTTGCGTTCACGGAACGCGCGGCGCTGGAACGGTTCGCCGAGGCGCGGGGCGAGGCTCCGCCCGGCTGGGTGCCCGTGTTCGGCGCACGCCTGCTGGACCAGGTGGTCCCCAGAGTGGGCGGCCCGGTCGGCATCGCGGTGGACGCGGGAAGCCCGACCGGCATGGTGCTGCCCCCGGTGACGGGGATCGTGCCGGACGCGGTGGCCGTGGATGTCGCGTTGTGA
- a CDS encoding N-acetylneuraminate synthase family protein: protein MSVNTRLRTFGTERIAGPGQPVYICGEIGINHNGELENAFKLIDVAAEAGCDAVKFQKRTPEICTPRDQWDIERDTPWGRMTYIDYRHRVEFGEDEYRQIDEYCKEKGIAWFASPWDTEAVAFLEKFDVPAHKVASASLTDDELLRALRATGRTIILSSGMSTPKQIRHAVEVLGSDNILLCHATSTYPAKAEELNLRVINTLQEEYPNVPIGYSGHETGLQTTLAAVALGATFVERHITLDRAMWGSDQAASVEPQGLTRLVRDIRTIEASLGDGVKKVYDSELGPMKKLRRVTGVVAEAEIAAAAGEPVSV from the coding sequence ATGTCTGTGAACACCCGCCTGCGCACCTTCGGCACCGAGCGCATCGCAGGACCCGGCCAGCCCGTCTACATCTGCGGCGAGATCGGCATCAACCACAACGGCGAGCTGGAGAACGCGTTCAAGCTCATCGACGTGGCCGCCGAGGCCGGCTGCGACGCCGTGAAGTTCCAGAAGCGCACCCCCGAGATCTGCACCCCGCGCGACCAGTGGGACATCGAGCGCGACACCCCCTGGGGCCGGATGACCTACATCGACTACCGCCACCGCGTGGAGTTCGGCGAGGACGAGTACCGCCAGATCGACGAGTACTGCAAGGAGAAGGGGATCGCCTGGTTCGCCTCCCCGTGGGACACCGAGGCCGTCGCCTTCCTGGAGAAGTTCGACGTCCCCGCCCACAAGGTGGCCTCCGCGTCCCTCACCGACGACGAGCTGCTCCGCGCCCTGCGCGCCACCGGCCGCACGATCATCCTCTCCTCCGGCATGTCGACGCCGAAGCAGATCCGCCACGCGGTCGAGGTCCTGGGCAGCGACAACATCCTCCTCTGCCACGCCACTTCGACCTACCCGGCCAAGGCCGAGGAGCTCAACCTGCGCGTGATCAACACGCTCCAGGAGGAGTACCCGAACGTCCCGATCGGCTACTCCGGCCACGAGACGGGCCTCCAGACCACGCTGGCCGCGGTCGCCCTCGGCGCGACCTTCGTCGAGCGCCACATCACCCTGGACCGCGCGATGTGGGGCTCCGACCAGGCCGCGTCGGTGGAGCCGCAGGGCCTGACGCGCCTGGTGCGTGACATCCGCACCATCGAGGCCTCCCTCGGCGACGGCGTCAAGAAGGTCTACGACTCCGAGCTCGGCCCCATGAAGAAGCTGCGCCGCGTCACCGGTGTGGTCGCCGAGGCGGAGATCGCCGCCGCCGCGGGCGAGCCGGTCTCGGTCTGA